A section of the Streptomyces sp. CG1 genome encodes:
- a CDS encoding amino acid adenylation domain-containing protein, whose product MVNKRPHVQEIWPLSPFQEGLLFHTLYDPDGVDVYTVQWVFDLDGVLDSTALRNAAAGLLRRHPNLRSAFRQSSSGKSVQIIPSEVRLPWREIDLSNSPDPLKEAELLLASDRADRFDPARPPLLRFMLIRISENRHRFVLMNHHLLLDGWSMPLLMRELFSSYENRGVVSELPSVTPYSGYLEWLSKQDREKSLTVWQEALAGVDGSTRVSSASSHLTAGFPLRVERELSVEETEFLGQGIRQLGVTLNTAVQGAWGLVLSQLTARSDVCFGSTVSGRSPDLQGAELMIGMFINTVPVRMKISPHTSLRDSLSSLQADQLQMMDHHYVGLSDIYRAVDVSEIFDTCIVFENYPLDPTAFDLSAAGLSVSRIQCKDGAHYPLRLVVLPGERLRLWLDYQPDLFDRATVEGIVERLVRLLERAVGSPDVPVGQLDVLGGSERELLVGGWNDTARVVPDVVLPVLFEEQVGRSPDAVAVVFEGERVSYAELNARANRLARVLVGRGVGPECLVAVALPRSVDLVVALLAVLKAGGAYVPVDPGYPADRIAYMLGDAAPTVLLTTGETAAVLPASDRPVLLLEDVVWQEQAAGDLSDAERLAPLSGASPAYVIYTSGSTGRPKGVAVPHAGVVNRLLWMQDRFGLGCDDRVLQKTPSGFDVSVWEFFWPLICGAGLVVARPEGHKDPRYLAELIQRELVTTVHFVPSMLAVFLQEPAAVDCRGLRRVVCSGEALPSELAERFLTVFEGVGLHNLYGPTEASVDVTWWDCRVGDTVVPIGRPLWNTRVYALDAFLRPVPVGVVGELYLAGRQLARGYLNRAGLTAERFVADPFGVPGSRMYRTGDLVRWRADGSLEYLGRADDQVKVRGFRIELGEIEAVLAGDPLVGQVAVVVREDRPGDKRLVAYVTADSVVAPDVVVLRERAVERLPEYMVPSAFVVLDVLPLTPNGKLDRKALPAPEFVEAGAGRAPRTPEEEALCGVFAEVLGLEKVSIDDNFFELGGHSLLATRVISRVRSVLGVELAIRTLFEVPTVAGLADRLGGDTGSVPRVALRPVVRPQRVPVSFAQRRLWFLGRLEGPSATYNIPFVVRLSGGLDVEALRAAFGDVVGRHESLRTVFPEVDGEPYQRVLEPAEAASVLSVVDSSAEAVASDVASASRWVFDLTSELPVRAWLFRVAPEEHVLLAVVHHIAGDGWSMGPLARDVAAAYAARRAGQAPDWEELPVQYADYTLWQREVLGSEEEPGSVISRQLEYWKQALAGLPDQLELPFDRPRQPVSSYQGATVGVRISPVVHQRLAALARTRQASVFMAVQAGIAALLNRLGAGTDIPIGSPIAGRTDEALEDLIGFFVNTLVLRTDVSGRPTFAELLDRVRATDLAAYEHQDLPFERLVEVVNPARSMARHPLFQVMLAFQTAAGMELDMPGVDTTVEPVDAGTAKFDLSFSLTEHFTGDGVAEGITGTLEYATDLFDRATVEGIVERLVRLLERAVGSPDVPVGQLDVLGGSERELLVGGWNDTARVVPDVVLPVLFEEQVGRSPDAVAVVFEGERVSYAELNARANRLARVLVGRGVGPECLVAVALPRSVDLVVALLAVLKAGGAYVPVDPGYPADRIAYMLGDAAPTVLLTTGETAAVLPASDRPVLLLEDVVWQEQAAGDLSDAERLAPLSGASPAYVIYTSGSTGRPKGVAVPVHALVNFLTAMQDQFGLGSEDGLLAVTTVAFDIAGLEIYLPLINGARLILASKDTARDPQSLLALIKATQTTAVQATPSLWQAVVSNAADQLTGVRVLVGGEALPYDLACQLVAQAESVTNLYGPTETTIWSTSQQIAADHVGTLSSIGRPIANTSVYVLDPGLSLVPVGVVGELYVAGAGLARGYLNRAGLTAERFVADPFGVPGSRMYRTGDLVRWRADGSLEYLGRADDQVKVRGFRIELGEIEAVLAGDPLVGQVAVVVREDRPGDKRLVAYVTADSVVAPDVVVLRERAVERLPEYMVPSAFVVLDVLPLTPNGKLDRKALPAPEFVEAGAGRAPRTPEEEALCGVFAEVLGLEKVSIDDNFFELGGHSLLATRVISRVRSVLGVELSLKALFEVATVAELTERLSQAEKARPALRRMSRINREERS is encoded by the coding sequence ATGGTGAATAAGCGGCCGCACGTACAGGAGATCTGGCCTCTTTCTCCTTTCCAGGAAGGCCTGCTGTTTCACACCCTCTACGACCCGGACGGCGTGGACGTCTACACCGTTCAGTGGGTGTTCGACCTCGATGGTGTGCTGGACTCGACTGCCCTTCGAAACGCAGCTGCAGGACTTCTTCGCCGTCACCCAAACCTTCGCTCGGCGTTCCGGCAGAGTAGCTCAGGAAAGTCTGTCCAGATAATTCCGAGCGAGGTGCGACTACCGTGGCGAGAAATTGATCTGAGCAACAGTCCGGATCCTCTTAAGGAAGCGGAGCTCTTGCTCGCCAGTGACCGGGCCGACCGGTTCGACCCAGCGCGGCCTCCTCTTCTGCGGTTCATGCTCATCCGGATTTCCGAGAATCGCCATCGATTCGTTCTGATGAACCACCATCTCCTCCTCGATGGTTGGTCCATGCCCTTGCTGATGCGTGAGCTGTTCTCGTCGTACGAGAACCGTGGCGTGGTATCGGAACTCCCGTCCGTGACGCCGTACTCGGGGTATCTGGAATGGTTGAGCAAGCAGGACCGGGAGAAGTCCCTGACCGTTTGGCAAGAGGCGCTTGCCGGGGTGGATGGTTCCACGCGTGTCTCGTCTGCATCGTCGCACCTGACAGCGGGGTTTCCACTCCGCGTTGAGCGTGAGTTGTCCGTCGAAGAGACCGAGTTCCTTGGACAGGGGATCCGCCAGCTCGGGGTAACCCTCAACACCGCCGTACAGGGCGCGTGGGGACTCGTTCTCTCGCAGCTGACCGCGCGGAGCGACGTCTGCTTCGGCTCAACGGTATCGGGACGCTCGCCGGATCTCCAGGGCGCTGAGTTGATGATCGGCATGTTCATCAACACCGTGCCCGTACGCATGAAGATCTCGCCCCACACGTCCCTACGTGACAGCCTCTCGTCGTTGCAGGCAGACCAGCTTCAGATGATGGATCACCACTATGTGGGGCTCTCCGACATCTACCGGGCTGTTGACGTTAGCGAAATCTTCGACACCTGCATCGTCTTCGAGAACTACCCCCTGGACCCAACGGCCTTCGATCTCTCCGCCGCAGGTCTGTCCGTCTCACGTATCCAGTGCAAAGACGGAGCGCACTACCCACTTCGCCTGGTGGTCCTCCCCGGTGAGCGGCTACGCCTGTGGCTCGACTATCAACCCGATCTGTTTGATCGGGCGACTGTTGAGGGGATCGTCGAGCGTCTGGTCCGGTTGTTGGAGCGGGCGGTTGGGTCGCCTGATGTTCCGGTGGGGCAGTTGGATGTTCTGGGTGGTTCGGAGCGTGAGCTGCTTGTCGGTGGGTGGAATGACACGGCTCGGGTGGTGCCGGATGTGGTGTTGCCGGTGTTGTTCGAGGAGCAGGTGGGTCGTTCGCCGGATGCGGTGGCGGTGGTCTTCGAGGGTGAGCGGGTTTCGTATGCGGAGCTGAATGCGCGGGCGAACCGGCTGGCGCGGGTCCTGGTCGGGCGTGGTGTGGGGCCTGAGTGTCTGGTGGCGGTGGCGTTGCCGCGGTCGGTGGATCTGGTTGTGGCGTTGCTGGCGGTGTTGAAGGCCGGTGGTGCGTATGTTCCGGTGGATCCGGGTTATCCGGCGGACCGTATCGCTTACATGCTGGGTGATGCGGCTCCGACTGTGCTGCTGACGACGGGTGAGACGGCGGCTGTGCTGCCGGCCTCGGACAGGCCTGTGCTTTTGCTGGAGGACGTTGTCTGGCAGGAGCAGGCCGCGGGTGATCTGTCCGATGCGGAGCGTCTGGCCCCGTTGAGCGGTGCGAGTCCCGCGTATGTCATCTACACCTCCGGATCGACCGGCCGCCCCAAAGGCGTGGCAGTACCGCATGCGGGTGTGGTGAACCGGTTGCTGTGGATGCAGGACCGGTTCGGGCTGGGTTGTGATGATCGTGTGTTGCAGAAGACGCCGTCGGGTTTCGATGTGTCGGTGTGGGAGTTCTTCTGGCCGCTGATCTGTGGTGCTGGTTTGGTGGTGGCGCGGCCGGAGGGGCACAAGGACCCGCGGTATCTCGCTGAGTTGATTCAGCGGGAGCTGGTGACGACGGTGCATTTTGTGCCGTCGATGCTGGCTGTGTTCTTGCAGGAGCCGGCTGCTGTCGATTGCCGTGGTCTGCGCAGGGTGGTGTGCAGTGGTGAGGCGCTGCCGTCGGAGCTGGCCGAACGTTTCCTGACTGTCTTCGAGGGCGTTGGTCTGCACAATCTGTATGGGCCTACCGAGGCGTCGGTGGATGTGACCTGGTGGGATTGCCGGGTCGGGGACACTGTCGTTCCGATCGGGCGTCCGTTGTGGAACACCCGGGTCTATGCCCTTGACGCTTTCTTGCGTCCTGTTCCGGTGGGTGTGGTCGGTGAGCTGTATTTGGCTGGTCGGCAGTTGGCGCGTGGTTATTTGAATCGGGCGGGGCTTACTGCGGAGCGGTTTGTTGCTGATCCGTTTGGTGTTCCGGGTTCTCGGATGTATCGGACGGGGGATCTGGTCCGGTGGCGTGCGGATGGGAGTCTGGAGTATCTGGGGCGTGCTGATGACCAGGTGAAGGTTCGGGGTTTCCGGATCGAGCTGGGTGAGATCGAGGCTGTGCTGGCGGGTGATCCGCTGGTGGGGCAGGTCGCGGTGGTGGTGCGTGAGGACCGGCCGGGTGACAAGCGGCTGGTCGCCTATGTCACCGCTGACAGTGTTGTTGCGCCGGATGTTGTGGTGTTGCGGGAGCGTGCGGTGGAGCGGCTTCCGGAGTACATGGTGCCGTCGGCGTTCGTGGTGCTGGATGTGTTGCCGTTGACGCCGAACGGGAAGCTGGACCGCAAGGCATTGCCGGCACCTGAGTTCGTGGAGGCTGGTGCTGGGCGGGCGCCGCGGACGCCTGAAGAGGAAGCCCTGTGTGGGGTGTTCGCGGAAGTCCTCGGCTTGGAGAAGGTCAGCATTGATGACAACTTCTTCGAGTTGGGTGGGCATTCGCTGCTGGCGACGCGTGTGATCAGTCGTGTGCGGTCGGTCCTGGGTGTTGAGTTGGCGATCAGGACGTTGTTCGAGGTTCCGACGGTGGCTGGGCTGGCTGATCGGCTTGGTGGGGATACCGGGTCGGTGCCGCGTGTGGCGTTGCGGCCGGTGGTTCGGCCGCAGAGGGTCCCGGTGTCGTTTGCGCAGCGTCGTTTGTGGTTCTTGGGCCGGTTGGAGGGTCCGAGCGCGACGTACAACATTCCGTTTGTGGTGCGGCTTTCCGGCGGGCTTGATGTGGAGGCGCTGCGGGCGGCGTTCGGGGATGTTGTCGGGCGGCACGAGAGTCTGCGGACGGTGTTTCCGGAGGTGGACGGCGAGCCGTACCAGCGTGTTCTGGAGCCTGCCGAGGCTGCGTCGGTGCTGAGTGTGGTGGACAGCAGCGCGGAGGCGGTGGCTTCCGATGTCGCGTCGGCTTCCCGGTGGGTTTTCGATCTGACCAGTGAGCTGCCGGTTCGTGCGTGGCTGTTCAGGGTGGCTCCTGAGGAGCATGTGCTGCTGGCGGTGGTCCACCACATTGCCGGGGACGGATGGTCGATGGGGCCGCTGGCACGTGATGTCGCGGCAGCTTATGCGGCGCGGCGCGCGGGTCAGGCGCCTGACTGGGAAGAGCTTCCGGTCCAGTATGCGGATTACACGCTCTGGCAGCGTGAGGTGCTGGGCAGTGAGGAGGAGCCGGGCAGTGTGATCTCTCGGCAGCTGGAGTACTGGAAGCAGGCGCTGGCCGGTCTTCCCGATCAGCTGGAGCTGCCTTTCGACCGGCCTCGTCAGCCGGTTTCCTCCTACCAGGGCGCCACGGTCGGTGTTCGGATCAGCCCGGTGGTGCATCAGCGTCTGGCTGCTCTGGCACGTACTCGCCAGGCGAGTGTGTTCATGGCTGTCCAGGCCGGTATCGCTGCTTTGCTGAACCGGCTCGGTGCCGGAACCGACATCCCGATCGGTTCTCCCATCGCCGGCCGTACTGATGAGGCCCTCGAGGATCTCATCGGGTTCTTCGTCAACACGCTCGTGCTGCGTACCGATGTTTCTGGCCGGCCGACGTTCGCCGAGCTGCTGGACCGGGTGCGTGCCACCGACCTGGCTGCTTACGAGCACCAGGACCTGCCGTTCGAGCGACTGGTCGAGGTCGTCAATCCCGCCCGGTCCATGGCACGCCATCCACTGTTCCAGGTCATGCTGGCTTTCCAGACCGCTGCCGGGATGGAACTGGACATGCCGGGTGTGGACACCACGGTCGAGCCCGTCGACGCCGGCACGGCCAAGTTCGACCTGTCCTTCAGCCTGACCGAACACTTCACCGGTGACGGTGTGGCTGAGGGCATCACCGGAACCCTGGAGTACGCCACCGATCTGTTTGATCGGGCGACTGTTGAGGGGATCGTCGAGCGTCTGGTCCGGTTGTTGGAGCGGGCGGTTGGGTCGCCTGATGTTCCGGTGGGGCAGTTGGATGTTCTGGGTGGTTCGGAGCGTGAGCTGCTTGTCGGTGGGTGGAATGACACGGCTCGGGTGGTGCCGGATGTGGTGTTGCCGGTGTTGTTCGAGGAGCAGGTGGGTCGTTCGCCGGATGCGGTGGCGGTGGTCTTCGAGGGTGAGCGGGTTTCGTATGCGGAGCTGAATGCGCGGGCGAACCGGCTGGCGCGGGTCCTGGTCGGGCGTGGTGTGGGGCCTGAGTGTCTGGTGGCGGTGGCGTTGCCGCGGTCGGTGGATCTGGTTGTGGCGTTGCTGGCGGTGTTGAAGGCCGGTGGTGCGTATGTTCCGGTGGATCCGGGTTATCCGGCGGACCGTATCGCTTACATGCTGGGTGATGCGGCTCCGACTGTGCTGCTGACGACGGGTGAGACGGCGGCTGTGCTGCCGGCCTCGGACAGGCCTGTGCTTTTGCTGGAGGACGTTGTCTGGCAGGAGCAGGCCGCGGGTGATCTGTCCGATGCGGAGCGTCTGGCCCCGTTGAGCGGTGCGAGTCCCGCGTATGTCATCTACACCTCCGGATCGACCGGCCGCCCCAAAGGCGTGGCAGTACCAGTGCACGCGCTCGTCAATTTCCTGACGGCAATGCAGGACCAGTTCGGGCTTGGTTCGGAAGATGGACTGTTGGCCGTGACTACTGTGGCCTTTGATATTGCGGGTCTCGAAATTTACCTCCCGCTCATCAATGGCGCCCGTCTGATCCTGGCTTCAAAGGACACTGCGCGTGATCCGCAGTCTCTCTTGGCGCTGATCAAGGCCACCCAGACAACTGCTGTCCAAGCCACGCCGAGTCTGTGGCAGGCAGTTGTTTCCAACGCTGCGGACCAACTGACTGGAGTGCGTGTACTCGTTGGAGGCGAGGCACTTCCGTACGACCTGGCCTGCCAGTTGGTGGCGCAGGCCGAATCGGTGACAAACCTGTACGGCCCCACTGAAACTACGATCTGGTCTACTTCTCAGCAGATAGCGGCCGATCATGTTGGCACGTTGTCGTCGATCGGCCGACCCATCGCGAATACCAGCGTCTATGTCTTGGATCCTGGATTGTCCCTAGTGCCGGTGGGTGTGGTCGGTGAGTTGTATGTCGCGGGTGCTGGTCTGGCGCGTGGTTATTTGAATCGGGCGGGGCTTACTGCGGAGCGGTTTGTTGCTGATCCGTTTGGTGTTCCGGGTTCTCGGATGTATCGGACGGGGGATCTGGTCCGGTGGCGTGCGGATGGGAGTCTGGAGTATCTGGGGCGTGCTGATGACCAGGTGAAGGTTCGGGGTTTCCGGATCGAGCTGGGTGAGATCGAGGCTGTGCTGGCGGGTGATCCGCTGGTGGGGCAGGTCGCGGTGGTGGTGCGTGAGGACCGGCCGGGTGACAAGCGGCTGGTCGCCTATGTCACCGCTGACAGTGTTGTTGCGCCGGATGTTGTGGTGTTGCGGGAGCGTGCGGTGGAGCGGCTTCCGGAGTACATGGTGCCGTCGGCGTTCGTGGTGCTGGATGTGTTGCCGTTGACGCCGAACGGGAAGCTGGACCGCAAGGCATTGCCGGCACCTGAGTTCGTGGAGGCTGGTGCTGGGCGGGCGCCGCGGACGCCTGAAGAGGAAGCCCTGTGTGGGGTGTTCGCGGAAGTCCTCGGCTTGGAGAAGGTCAGCATTGATGACAACTTCTTCGAGTTGGGTGGGCATTCGCTGCTGGCGACGCGTGTGATCAGTCGTGTGCGGTCGGTCCTGGGCGTCGAGCTCTCACTAAAGGCGCTGTTTGAAGTAGCCACAGTGGCTGAGCTGACCGAGCGCTTGAGTCAGGCCGAGAAGGCGCGACCGGCGCTGCGCAGGATGTCTCGTATCAACCGTGAGGAGCGTTCATGA
- a CDS encoding amino acid adenylation domain-containing protein yields MTERMGKLLPLLAAQSGIWVAEQMGSVSRTYTVSQYVEVNGPIELVLFEQAIHTVLAETEALRIRLTEVDGDVRQFVAEEIDWTLSVVDLSAAADPQSAAETQMREDLSEAFDLTSGPLFSTRLFKVSEQRFLWFQRIHHIALDGYSSGMVAQRVAEVYTALVAGEPVKESVFGPLARLVEEDAAYQKSSQREHDRSYWLRRLPNPISAVSLADGAAPAKDASLRETTYLPSDAVAKLCAAANLGSSAWAGVVIALAAAYLHRLTGANDVTIALPVTSRSTAVQRRTPGMLSNILPLHLTVGHTSTTAELIAHVSQEANNVLRRQRYRQEDLRKDLALPNGQRIFGPVVNVMSFDSELHFAGHKGVVHHLTSGPVEDLAITAYGGSGTDGIRVDFDANPLLYTQGSLAAHQRRFLRLLERAVGSPDVPVGQLDVLGGSERELLVGGWNDTARVVPDVVLPVLFEEQVGRSPDAVAVVFEGERVSYAELNARANRLARVLVGRGVGPECLVAVALPRSVDLVVALLAVLKAGGAYVPVDPGYPADRIAYMLGDAAPTVLLTTGETAAVLPASDRPVLLLEDVVWQEQAAGDLSDAERLAPLSGASPAYVIYTSGSTGRPKGVAVPHAGVVNLVCWAAGEFGGREFSRVLASTSLNFDVSVFEIFGPLVCGGTVEVVRDLLVLADHGRAPWSGGLISAVPSALAQILAAAPAGASPADARTVVVAGEALTASTVQAIRRALPGARIANIYGPTEATVYTTAWFSEGAEEQTPPIGGPITNARVYVLDGGLQPVPVGVAGELHIAGAGLARGYLNRAGLTAERFVADPFGVPGSRMYRTGDLVRWRADGSLEYLGRADDQVKVRGFRIELGEIEAVLAGDPLVGQVAVVVREDRPGDKRLVAYVTGLGDARPDTAVLRGLVQERLPEYMVPSAFVVLDALPLNPNGKLDRKALPAPDFSEASTGRAPRTPREEILCSLFAEVLGVDHVTIDDNFFELGGDSILSIQMVARARQAGLLFTPQDMFRAKNVEGLASIASTTETADAFEDPNAGVGDIPATPIMHWMWDRADQVDQFYQAMVIRTPKGLSVDRLTRALQCVTDRHDVLRLRVKPSTCPGAPALETQPRGSVDAKSRLEWLDVSGSGESQIRDVVKDAVGETVAQLSPRDGVVFAVKWFDAGPELPGALLWVIHHLSVDGISWRILTADLAAACSAAESLDESDLSAVLPRPTTSFRTWARALDEAATRPEVVAGIDRWNEILATAEPPLGSRPLDPAVDTLRTVRHLTVTVPEAQTEHVLKTIPAVYHATINDVLLTAMAVAVSEWRKARGKGDGSRVLMDLEGHGREEIAGDFDLSGTVGWFTSLYPVRLDPGPLDMAEVRSGGPGVGRALKQIKEQLRNLPANGVGFGLLRYLNSQTAGVLSRQHTPQVGFNYLGRFEALTGLEGEDWKPLSGIGLMAGGHGDMAAAHAIEVDAVTEDTASGPKLIARWSWLEALFSEGEVRDLAERWLEVLRSLVSHAQHPDAGGYTPSDLSLVALSQDEIDGLVDDFESELGEW; encoded by the coding sequence GTGACTGAACGTATGGGTAAACTTCTTCCACTCCTCGCCGCTCAGTCGGGCATATGGGTTGCCGAGCAGATGGGCTCCGTCAGCCGGACGTACACGGTCAGCCAGTATGTGGAGGTCAACGGCCCGATCGAACTAGTCCTGTTCGAGCAGGCGATACATACCGTGCTCGCAGAGACCGAAGCCCTCCGCATACGGCTGACCGAAGTCGATGGAGACGTCCGACAGTTCGTCGCCGAGGAGATCGACTGGACCCTTTCAGTAGTCGATCTAAGCGCAGCCGCAGACCCACAGAGCGCTGCAGAGACGCAGATGCGGGAGGACTTGTCCGAAGCCTTCGACCTGACAAGTGGCCCGTTGTTTTCAACCCGGCTGTTCAAGGTCTCGGAGCAGCGCTTCCTCTGGTTCCAGCGAATCCATCACATCGCACTAGATGGCTACAGCTCAGGTATGGTCGCCCAGCGGGTAGCGGAGGTGTACACGGCGCTTGTCGCAGGCGAACCGGTCAAGGAATCCGTCTTCGGGCCACTCGCACGTCTAGTAGAAGAGGATGCGGCCTACCAGAAGTCGAGTCAGCGTGAGCATGATCGCTCGTACTGGCTGAGGCGCCTACCGAACCCCATTTCCGCCGTGAGCCTTGCGGACGGCGCCGCGCCCGCGAAGGACGCGTCCCTGCGAGAGACAACGTATCTCCCGTCGGATGCTGTCGCGAAACTCTGCGCAGCCGCCAACCTCGGATCATCGGCCTGGGCAGGTGTCGTCATCGCGCTGGCTGCCGCGTATCTGCACCGCCTTACCGGGGCGAATGACGTGACCATCGCGCTGCCTGTGACAAGCAGGAGCACAGCCGTCCAGCGGCGTACCCCGGGCATGCTTTCGAACATACTGCCGCTGCACTTGACTGTGGGGCACACGAGCACCACGGCGGAACTGATCGCTCACGTATCGCAGGAAGCCAACAACGTCCTGCGCCGCCAACGTTATCGACAGGAAGACCTTCGCAAGGACCTCGCTTTGCCCAACGGCCAGCGCATCTTCGGGCCCGTGGTCAACGTCATGTCCTTCGACTCCGAACTCCACTTCGCGGGCCACAAGGGTGTGGTGCACCACCTCACCAGCGGGCCCGTGGAAGACCTGGCCATAACAGCATACGGAGGATCTGGAACCGACGGCATACGCGTGGACTTCGACGCTAATCCCCTGTTGTACACGCAAGGTTCCCTGGCCGCGCACCAGCGTCGTTTCCTCCGGTTGTTGGAGCGGGCGGTTGGGTCGCCTGATGTTCCGGTGGGGCAGTTGGATGTTCTGGGTGGTTCGGAGCGTGAGCTGCTTGTCGGTGGGTGGAATGACACGGCTCGGGTGGTGCCGGATGTGGTGTTGCCGGTGTTGTTCGAGGAGCAGGTGGGTCGTTCGCCGGATGCGGTGGCGGTGGTCTTCGAGGGTGAGCGGGTTTCGTATGCGGAGCTGAATGCGCGGGCGAACCGGCTGGCGCGGGTCCTGGTCGGGCGTGGTGTGGGGCCTGAGTGTCTGGTGGCGGTGGCGTTGCCGCGGTCGGTGGATCTGGTTGTGGCGTTGCTGGCGGTGTTGAAGGCCGGTGGTGCGTATGTTCCGGTGGATCCGGGTTATCCGGCGGACCGTATCGCTTACATGCTGGGTGATGCGGCTCCGACTGTGCTGCTGACGACGGGTGAGACGGCGGCTGTGCTGCCGGCCTCGGACAGGCCTGTGCTTTTGCTGGAGGACGTTGTCTGGCAGGAGCAGGCCGCGGGTGATCTGTCCGATGCGGAGCGTCTGGCCCCGTTGAGCGGTGCGAGTCCCGCGTATGTCATCTACACCTCCGGATCGACCGGCCGCCCCAAAGGCGTGGCAGTACCGCATGCGGGTGTGGTGAATCTGGTGTGCTGGGCGGCTGGGGAGTTCGGCGGGCGGGAGTTCTCGCGGGTGCTGGCGTCGACGTCGCTGAACTTCGACGTGTCGGTGTTCGAGATTTTCGGTCCGCTGGTGTGCGGCGGGACTGTGGAGGTGGTCCGCGATCTGCTGGTCCTGGCGGATCACGGGCGTGCCCCCTGGTCCGGTGGCTTGATCAGTGCGGTGCCTTCGGCGCTTGCGCAGATCCTCGCCGCCGCGCCGGCGGGAGCGTCTCCGGCCGATGCGCGCACGGTGGTCGTGGCCGGGGAGGCCCTGACTGCTTCCACGGTGCAGGCTATCCGGCGGGCCTTGCCCGGTGCCCGGATCGCGAACATCTACGGGCCGACCGAAGCGACGGTCTACACCACGGCGTGGTTCAGTGAGGGGGCCGAGGAGCAGACTCCGCCCATCGGCGGGCCCATCACCAATGCCCGCGTCTACGTCCTGGATGGCGGTCTTCAGCCAGTGCCGGTTGGTGTCGCCGGCGAGTTGCACATCGCGGGTGCTGGTCTGGCGCGTGGTTATTTGAATCGGGCGGGGCTTACTGCGGAGCGGTTTGTTGCTGATCCGTTTGGTGTTCCGGGTTCTCGGATGTATCGGACGGGGGATCTGGTCCGGTGGCGTGCGGATGGGAGTCTGGAGTATCTGGGGCGTGCTGATGACCAGGTGAAGGTTCGGGGTTTCCGGATCGAGCTGGGTGAGATCGAGGCTGTGCTGGCGGGTGATCCGCTGGTGGGGCAGGTCGCGGTGGTGGTGCGTGAGGACCGGCCGGGTGACAAGCGGCTGGTCGCCTATGTCACCGGTCTTGGTGATGCGCGTCCGGACACTGCGGTGCTGCGCGGTCTTGTCCAGGAGCGCCTTCCGGAGTACATGGTGCCGTCGGCGTTCGTGGTCCTGGACGCCTTGCCTCTGAACCCGAACGGGAAGCTGGACCGCAAGGCATTGCCTGCACCCGACTTCAGTGAAGCCAGTACCGGACGGGCTCCCCGCACACCACGCGAGGAGATCCTGTGCAGCCTCTTTGCCGAAGTCCTCGGAGTCGACCACGTCACCATCGACGACAACTTCTTCGAACTCGGCGGGGATAGCATCCTTTCTATCCAAATGGTTGCGCGTGCGCGGCAGGCCGGTCTCCTGTTCACGCCGCAGGACATGTTCCGGGCAAAGAATGTCGAAGGTCTGGCCTCCATCGCTTCTACGACCGAAACGGCTGATGCTTTCGAAGATCCGAACGCTGGTGTCGGAGATATCCCAGCCACGCCGATCATGCACTGGATGTGGGACCGGGCCGATCAGGTCGACCAGTTCTACCAGGCGATGGTCATCAGGACGCCCAAGGGCTTGTCCGTTGACCGGCTGACCAGGGCCTTGCAGTGCGTGACCGATCGCCACGACGTGCTTCGGCTTAGGGTGAAGCCTTCGACTTGCCCGGGTGCACCTGCGCTGGAGACACAGCCTCGAGGCAGCGTCGATGCCAAGTCCCGTCTCGAGTGGCTTGACGTGAGTGGCAGCGGTGAGAGCCAGATTCGTGACGTGGTCAAGGATGCCGTAGGTGAAACCGTTGCACAGCTGAGTCCGAGAGACGGTGTCGTCTTCGCTGTCAAATGGTTCGACGCTGGTCCTGAGCTGCCGGGTGCACTTCTCTGGGTGATTCATCACCTGTCCGTTGACGGAATTTCGTGGCGCATACTGACGGCCGACCTGGCCGCGGCGTGCTCTGCGGCGGAGTCTCTGGACGAGTCAGATCTCAGCGCTGTGTTGCCCCGGCCCACGACTTCGTTCCGTACGTGGGCGCGAGCTCTGGATGAGGCGGCCACGCGTCCAGAGGTGGTAGCTGGAATCGACCGATGGAACGAAATACTCGCTACGGCTGAACCGCCACTTGGGTCACGCCCTCTCGATCCTGCTGTGGATACGCTGAGGACTGTTCGCCATCTCACGGTGACGGTTCCTGAAGCGCAGACGGAGCACGTTCTCAAGACGATTCCGGCGGTCTACCACGCGACGATCAACGACGTCCTCCTCACTGCCATGGCCGTGGCCGTGAGCGAGTGGAGGAAGGCCCGAGGCAAGGGTGACGGCAGCCGAGTTCTTATGGACCTCGAGGGGCACGGCCGCGAAGAGATTGCTGGAGACTTCGATCTCTCAGGGACGGTCGGCTGGTTCACAAGCTTGTATCCCGTTCGTCTCGACCCGGGGCCTCTCGATATGGCCGAAGTCCGATCCGGGGGGCCAGGCGTTGGCCGTGCGCTGAAACAGATCAAGGAACAGCTGCGCAACCTCCCGGCGAACGGAGTTGGCTTCGGCCTGCTGCGATACCTCAACTCGCAGACCGCAGGCGTATTGTCCCGACAGCACACACCTCAAGTCGGGTTCAACTACCTGGGGCGGTTCGAAGCACTCACCGGGCTCGAAGGCGAGGACTGGAAACCTCTTTCCGGAATAGGACTGATGGCCGGCGGACACGGCGATATGGCAGCGGCTCACGCCATTGAAGTCGACGCGGTTACGGAAGACACCGCGAGTGGCCCCAAACTCATAGCAAGGTGGTCCTGGCTTGAAGCACTGTTCTCAGAGGGCGAGGTGCGCGATCTCGCCGAGAGATGGCTTGAGGTACTCCGATCTCTGGTGAGCCATGCACAGCATCCCGACGCGGGTGGTTACACGCCGTCTGACCTGTCGCTGGTAGCCCTATCTCAGGATGAGATCGACGGGCTGGTAGATGACTTTGAATCTGAATTGGGGGAATGGTGA